Proteins encoded by one window of Bacillus sp. DTU_2020_1000418_1_SI_GHA_SEK_038:
- a CDS encoding ABC transporter ATP-binding protein — MVLEIKNISKNFGGISALTDVTFSVKEGEIFGLIGPNGAGKTTMFNMITNLFPPTSGEITFSGYTITGIKPHLITEKGICRTFQNIRLFPQMTALENVMVGGHCRIKSGVFSSVLRTKSQKSEERQLREKAKELLDLVGLTDEMESEAENLAYGQQRRLEIARALASNPKLLLLDEPAAGMNETETASLFDLIKKVQAMGITVLIIEHDMPLVMKLCDRIMVLNFGKKLAEGTPLEIQNNEAVIEAYLGSEEDEESA; from the coding sequence ATGGTTCTGGAAATCAAAAACATCTCTAAGAATTTTGGCGGGATTTCAGCATTAACGGATGTCACCTTCTCTGTAAAGGAAGGCGAAATATTTGGCTTAATAGGTCCAAACGGAGCAGGAAAGACAACCATGTTTAATATGATTACGAACCTTTTTCCTCCAACTTCTGGGGAAATTACCTTTTCTGGCTACACGATCACTGGTATAAAGCCTCATTTAATAACAGAAAAAGGAATTTGTCGAACGTTTCAAAATATCCGTCTTTTTCCACAAATGACTGCTTTAGAAAATGTAATGGTCGGCGGACATTGCCGGATCAAATCTGGAGTTTTTAGCAGTGTATTGCGAACAAAGTCCCAGAAAAGTGAGGAAAGGCAACTGCGGGAAAAAGCTAAAGAATTGCTCGATTTAGTTGGATTAACAGATGAAATGGAGTCTGAGGCAGAAAATCTAGCTTATGGTCAACAAAGAAGACTTGAAATTGCCCGAGCCTTAGCCAGTAATCCAAAGCTATTGCTGCTCGATGAACCAGCTGCTGGAATGAATGAAACTGAAACAGCCAGCCTTTTCGATTTAATTAAAAAGGTTCAAGCAATGGGAATAACTGTTCTAATTATCGAACATGATATGCCGCTTGTTATGAAGCTTTGCGATCGAATCATGGTTTTGAATTTTGGAAAAAAACTAGCTGAGGGGACACCGCTAGAAATACAAAATAATGAAGCAGTTATCGAAGCCTACCTCGGATCAGAGGAGGATGAAGAAAGTGCTTAA
- a CDS encoding branched-chain amino acid ABC transporter permease, with protein MLGELLNPYYLQVGSFILINIILGLSIYVTLSSGQLSLGNAGFMGIGAYTSALLTLNFDVPIFIGVIAGAIVAGLLGLIVGIPSLRLQGVYLAIATLGFGEVIRVFFVNWESVTKGAVGISGIPQIGREVFRVLKDAGFDPAVIGLKNNQFVFLVVFVILLIINILVVWFIIRQNHSRVGRAFASIKMDEKAAESMGINITYYKVLAFVQGAVISGFAGALFAHVMAYISPADFSYHRAVEILIFAVFGGSEVIVGAIFGATFMTLMPEVLRFISEYRYMIYGLILILMMAFRPQGIIDNNVLHWFQKLKRPKRGVEHGSGNQKHL; from the coding sequence ATGCTAGGAGAATTATTAAATCCATATTATTTACAAGTAGGTTCCTTTATCCTAATTAATATTATTCTCGGCCTAAGCATCTATGTCACTCTTTCATCAGGACAGTTATCTCTTGGGAATGCTGGCTTTATGGGGATTGGCGCTTATACTTCTGCATTGCTGACATTAAATTTTGATGTTCCGATTTTCATCGGAGTCATTGCAGGGGCAATAGTTGCCGGTTTATTAGGACTAATAGTAGGAATTCCATCACTGCGTCTTCAAGGAGTATATCTAGCAATTGCAACCCTGGGATTTGGGGAAGTTATTCGCGTATTCTTTGTTAACTGGGAATCCGTAACAAAAGGAGCAGTAGGGATCTCAGGAATCCCACAAATTGGACGGGAAGTTTTCAGAGTATTAAAAGATGCTGGATTTGACCCCGCAGTTATAGGCTTAAAGAATAATCAATTTGTGTTCTTAGTTGTATTTGTCATTCTATTAATTATTAATATTCTCGTAGTCTGGTTTATTATTAGACAAAATCATTCTAGAGTTGGACGTGCATTTGCTTCTATAAAAATGGATGAAAAAGCTGCAGAGTCTATGGGTATTAATATTACTTATTATAAGGTTTTGGCTTTTGTTCAAGGTGCAGTTATATCAGGATTTGCCGGGGCATTATTTGCACACGTTATGGCCTATATTAGCCCGGCGGATTTTTCATACCACCGTGCCGTTGAAATTCTAATTTTTGCTGTGTTTGGCGGAAGCGAAGTAATTGTAGGAGCCATTTTTGGAGCTACCTTTATGACCCTAATGCCAGAGGTTTTGAGATTTATTAGTGAATATCGCTACATGATTTATGGGCTAATATTAATTTTGATGATGGCATTCCGTCCTCAAGGAATTATTGATAATAATGTTTTACATTGGTTCCAAAAGCTAAAACGGCCAAAAAGGGGGGTTGAACATGGTTCTGGAAATCAAAAACATCTCTAA
- a CDS encoding branched-chain amino acid ABC transporter permease, whose protein sequence is MLLEQLINGITLGSIYAIVALGFTLVFGVLGIINMAHGEIFMFGAFIGVIVTSTLGLPIWVAFLAAIIVTTILGYMLERFALRPLRGKQGVSHLAPLISTIGASILLENLSHHLFGAGNHPFKNAFSEINFQIGSITIYLVQILIFVISVILMMVLSYWLLKTKAGKALRATAENIETASILGVNTKRIIIMTVVIASAMGGIAGILVGMAFNSVNPQMGLSMGLKGLAIIILGGMGNVKGAMAGGLLLGLSETLVVAYGDSGYRDAIAFITIIFILLLRPQGLFGQKTTAAGR, encoded by the coding sequence TTGCTACTAGAGCAGCTTATTAACGGAATTACATTGGGAAGCATCTATGCCATCGTCGCCCTAGGTTTTACACTTGTTTTTGGTGTTTTAGGCATCATAAATATGGCACATGGCGAAATTTTTATGTTTGGAGCCTTTATCGGAGTAATTGTTACAAGTACATTAGGATTGCCTATATGGGTAGCATTTTTAGCTGCGATTATTGTAACAACTATTCTCGGATATATGCTTGAACGATTTGCTCTGCGTCCATTAAGGGGTAAGCAAGGTGTTTCTCACCTTGCCCCTTTAATTAGTACGATCGGAGCATCTATTTTACTAGAGAATTTATCCCATCACCTTTTTGGTGCGGGAAATCATCCTTTCAAAAATGCCTTTTCCGAAATTAACTTTCAAATCGGCTCAATTACCATTTATTTAGTCCAAATTTTGATTTTTGTTATTTCTGTTATATTGATGATGGTGTTATCTTACTGGCTATTAAAAACTAAAGCTGGAAAAGCTCTTCGGGCAACAGCAGAAAATATTGAGACTGCCAGTATACTTGGCGTTAATACGAAAAGAATTATCATTATGACGGTCGTTATTGCTTCTGCTATGGGTGGAATTGCAGGAATCCTTGTTGGAATGGCCTTTAACTCTGTCAATCCCCAAATGGGATTATCAATGGGCTTAAAGGGTCTTGCGATCATCATTTTAGGCGGAATGGGAAATGTAAAAGGTGCAATGGCTGGTGGGCTATTGCTCGGACTATCTGAAACTTTAGTTGTTGCGTATGGAGATTCTGGCTATCGTGATGCAATCGCATTTATTACGATCATCTTTATCTTATTACTAAGGCCTCAAGGCTTGTTTGGCCAAAAGACTACAGCAGCAGGGAGGTGA
- a CDS encoding ABC transporter substrate-binding protein — MRKAIRKPFLAMAVLMLVLLSACSGKSTDTAGDSNPSKDGGPIEAKIGVISYMTGPGAAYGEAITSGFKLAQKEINEKGEVKIDLVIEDSAGKQEQALSAAQKLMSDDNIVALLGPTLSTEMNVVGPEADLNGIPIMGTSTTAEGIPQIGEYVFRNSIPEALAIPASIQKAVDKYDAKKVAILYGNDDVFTKSGFDTMEKVAKDMGLEITTIETFQKGQADYNAQLTKIKGQNPDLILASALYNEGAVIMDQARKMGIDVPFVGGNGFNSPQVIEIAGDASNGLIVATPWFGEKDDPKVKGFNEKFEAEYKKKPDQFAAQAYDALYIMAEALKNAGEADRDKLKDALLEIKDLEGILGKFSFDQDGDVVMEPTVLIIDDKKFKIFE, encoded by the coding sequence ATGAGAAAAGCAATTAGAAAACCTTTTCTAGCAATGGCCGTACTCATGCTAGTTTTATTATCAGCATGCAGCGGCAAAAGCACAGACACAGCAGGAGATAGTAATCCTTCTAAAGATGGAGGTCCTATCGAAGCAAAAATTGGCGTTATTTCCTATATGACAGGACCTGGTGCTGCTTATGGAGAAGCGATTACAAGCGGATTCAAATTGGCTCAAAAAGAAATTAACGAAAAAGGCGAAGTTAAAATTGATTTAGTTATTGAAGATTCTGCAGGTAAACAAGAACAAGCATTATCGGCTGCACAAAAGCTAATGAGTGATGATAACATTGTTGCACTATTAGGACCAACTTTAAGTACAGAAATGAATGTTGTAGGTCCTGAAGCCGATCTAAATGGTATACCGATTATGGGTACTTCAACTACAGCAGAAGGAATTCCGCAAATTGGTGAATATGTTTTCAGAAACTCGATTCCAGAAGCACTAGCAATTCCAGCTTCTATTCAAAAGGCTGTAGATAAATATGATGCGAAAAAAGTTGCCATTCTTTACGGAAACGACGATGTGTTCACAAAATCAGGCTTTGACACAATGGAAAAAGTAGCCAAAGACATGGGACTTGAAATTACAACAATTGAAACGTTCCAAAAAGGACAAGCTGACTACAACGCACAATTAACTAAAATAAAAGGACAAAATCCTGACTTAATCTTAGCTTCAGCGCTTTATAATGAAGGTGCTGTTATCATGGACCAAGCGAGAAAAATGGGAATTGATGTTCCTTTTGTAGGCGGTAATGGCTTTAACTCTCCACAGGTTATTGAGATTGCTGGCGATGCTTCTAATGGACTTATCGTAGCAACTCCATGGTTCGGGGAAAAAGACGATCCGAAAGTAAAAGGTTTTAACGAAAAGTTCGAAGCAGAATACAAAAAGAAGCCTGACCAATTTGCTGCACAAGCGTATGACGCTCTTTACATTATGGCAGAGGCACTTAAAAATGCTGGAGAAGCTGATCGCGATAAGCTAAAAGACGCCCTTCTTGAGATTAAAGACTTGGAAGGTATTTTAGGAAAGTTCTCATTTGACCAAGACGGTGACGTTGTCATGGAACCGACTGTATTAATCATTGACGATAAAAAATTCAAAATCTTTGAATAA
- a CDS encoding spore coat protein has protein sequence MQMQNQNQNQQQGQMHQNMHTGMVNQQMNHGGHEVFDVHEVLSGTIGVLDQFTLLRPLVKDQELASILDRQYQFITQEYNTTVDCFKTGQDPAVPTKSYKMTQDNDFIYGLKPTQPKKPINAASELTDACISGLMLGSIKAMAGSKTMAALEVTNPVVRRVLADSVPNCIEMAYELSIYQNKHHYYQVPQLAAQDMQQMINAYAPAQTNGMPNNTTH, from the coding sequence ATGCAAATGCAAAACCAAAATCAAAATCAGCAACAAGGTCAAATGCATCAAAATATGCATACGGGCATGGTTAATCAACAAATGAATCATGGGGGACATGAGGTATTTGATGTCCATGAGGTATTATCTGGGACGATTGGTGTTTTAGACCAATTCACTCTATTACGTCCCCTAGTAAAAGATCAAGAACTAGCAAGTATTCTTGATAGACAATATCAGTTTATTACACAGGAATACAATACAACCGTTGATTGCTTTAAAACTGGACAAGATCCAGCAGTGCCAACAAAGAGCTACAAGATGACACAAGATAACGATTTTATTTATGGATTGAAGCCAACTCAGCCGAAAAAACCAATAAATGCGGCATCCGAATTAACAGATGCATGTATTTCGGGTTTAATGCTCGGTTCCATTAAAGCTATGGCTGGTTCAAAAACTATGGCTGCCCTCGAGGTGACAAATCCAGTTGTCCGCCGTGTTTTAGCAGATTCGGTACCAAATTGCATAGAAATGGCATATGAACTTTCAATTTATCAGAATAAACATCATTATTATCAAGTACCGCAGCTAGCTGCACAGGATATGCAGCAAATGATAAATGCTTATGCACCGGCACAAACGAATGGAATGCCTAATAATACTACACATTAA
- a CDS encoding DEAD/DEAH box helicase — translation MNQLELTYRNAVENTKAKILNDLTLYLGSKDKMPAYEDYVLERSTYINQLWLNVWLNKSTGSVSRQTKKDYLKGKGYETENVDKKLINHLFRTEMRTYKPFHALEWLNKKWEAEEINWEDKYKEAREDFLQKEEERLLQKSIQNFQEKFNQDIDRFIERNEENLYLYVRHFISLNLIKDLQGPVKYKKIDTFALEEKLKMIGVFDPADYTYVSEFFEELTGDIHKTSHWGRQYFEYETYFDRFLLKTASYLKDLMMDMGISEMQYKEVNLSRSFIQSFADEILAETSEELALHFIEFAQQEYVNDLIKLAKIPFDLTKHEEIYQDDLASLQRRVEEEKAEIERKKEEEKRIINEIFGQEYQPSIRRNIRFVLHIGETNTGKTHHALEKMKAASSGLYLAPLRLLALEVFDKLNQEDTLCSLKTGEEEKIVAGASHISCTVEMFHEKEFFDCIVIDEAQMITDKDRGFSWYKAITKANANEVHIIGSNNVKEILLELLGDSSIEIFEYTRDVPLEVEKREFKFSRVDKGDALICFSRKKVLETASRLENSGHSVSMIYGSMPPETRKKQVHRFNSGESSIIVSTDAIGMGLNLPIKRVIFLENEKFDGQKRRLLTSQEVKQIAGRAGRKGIYDVGKVAFVTNIKKMWDLLVGEDKPIQTFSVAPTSTVFDRFQTYYRDLGTFFELWDKFESPKGTKKASLSEERELYEKIRGSEIEAKLSIMDLYGFLHLPFSKKEPQLIWQWEQTMLAIIDGAELPELLLKNRNLEELELSYKAIGLHLLFLYRLDRRTEAIYWERIREQISDKVHDRLRTDVKNMAKKCRSCGRKLPWDHKYQICDQCHERKYRRNYSHY, via the coding sequence TTGAACCAATTGGAACTAACCTACCGGAATGCTGTTGAGAATACAAAAGCCAAAATATTAAATGATTTAACATTATATTTGGGCAGTAAAGATAAGATGCCAGCTTATGAAGACTATGTTTTAGAAAGAAGCACCTATATTAATCAATTATGGTTAAATGTCTGGTTAAATAAATCTACCGGGAGCGTGTCTAGACAGACAAAAAAGGATTATTTAAAAGGGAAAGGTTACGAAACTGAGAATGTAGACAAGAAATTAATAAACCATCTCTTCCGAACTGAAATGCGTACATATAAGCCATTTCATGCGCTTGAATGGTTAAACAAGAAATGGGAAGCGGAAGAAATAAATTGGGAGGATAAATATAAAGAAGCTAGGGAGGACTTTCTACAAAAAGAAGAAGAGAGACTTCTGCAAAAATCAATTCAGAATTTCCAGGAAAAATTCAATCAAGATATCGATCGTTTCATTGAAAGAAATGAAGAAAATCTATATTTATATGTAAGACACTTCATTTCCTTAAACCTTATAAAAGACCTTCAAGGCCCAGTAAAGTATAAAAAGATTGACACTTTTGCACTCGAAGAAAAACTTAAAATGATCGGTGTTTTCGATCCTGCTGATTATACTTATGTCAGCGAATTTTTTGAAGAATTAACTGGGGATATTCACAAAACCTCTCATTGGGGTCGCCAGTATTTTGAATACGAAACTTATTTTGATCGATTTTTACTGAAAACAGCAAGCTATTTAAAAGATTTAATGATGGATATGGGAATAAGTGAAATGCAGTATAAAGAGGTTAATCTCTCAAGATCATTTATTCAGTCCTTTGCAGATGAAATACTAGCTGAAACTAGTGAAGAATTAGCCTTACACTTTATCGAGTTTGCGCAACAGGAATATGTTAATGATCTTATTAAGCTGGCAAAAATTCCATTTGATTTAACTAAGCATGAAGAAATATATCAAGACGATCTAGCCAGCCTACAGCGAAGAGTAGAGGAAGAAAAAGCGGAAATTGAGAGAAAAAAAGAAGAGGAAAAGCGGATCATCAATGAAATATTCGGACAAGAATATCAGCCTTCTATTAGAAGAAATATTCGTTTTGTTCTGCATATCGGAGAAACGAATACCGGAAAAACACACCATGCATTAGAAAAAATGAAAGCAGCTTCAAGTGGACTGTATTTGGCACCGCTGCGTCTGCTTGCTCTAGAGGTATTCGATAAACTGAATCAGGAAGATACACTATGCTCTTTAAAAACAGGAGAAGAAGAAAAGATTGTAGCTGGTGCCAGCCATATATCCTGTACAGTCGAAATGTTTCATGAAAAGGAATTTTTCGACTGTATTGTTATTGACGAAGCACAGATGATTACTGATAAGGATCGAGGATTTTCGTGGTACAAGGCAATAACAAAGGCAAACGCAAATGAAGTGCACATTATTGGCAGCAATAATGTAAAAGAAATATTACTTGAGCTTCTTGGTGATTCAAGCATTGAAATTTTCGAATACACCCGAGATGTCCCATTAGAAGTAGAAAAGAGGGAGTTTAAATTTAGCCGTGTTGATAAAGGCGATGCTTTAATTTGTTTTTCAAGGAAGAAAGTGCTAGAAACTGCCTCGAGATTAGAAAATTCTGGACATTCAGTAAGCATGATATATGGAAGTATGCCACCTGAAACTAGGAAAAAACAAGTTCATCGTTTTAATAGCGGAGAATCCTCTATTATCGTTTCAACAGACGCGATCGGAATGGGATTAAATCTCCCAATCAAAAGAGTCATTTTCTTGGAAAATGAGAAATTTGATGGACAGAAAAGACGGCTCCTTACATCCCAGGAAGTTAAACAGATTGCCGGGAGAGCAGGAAGAAAAGGGATTTACGATGTAGGTAAAGTAGCTTTTGTTACTAATATTAAAAAGATGTGGGATCTGCTCGTTGGCGAGGATAAGCCCATTCAAACATTTTCTGTAGCACCAACAAGTACTGTTTTTGACCGGTTTCAAACCTACTATCGCGATCTCGGAACTTTTTTTGAATTATGGGATAAATTTGAAAGTCCAAAGGGGACGAAGAAGGCTTCTTTATCAGAAGAAAGAGAGTTGTATGAAAAGATCCGTGGCTCAGAAATAGAAGCAAAACTGTCCATTATGGATCTATATGGTTTTCTTCATTTGCCTTTCTCCAAAAAGGAGCCTCAATTAATCTGGCAGTGGGAACAAACGATGTTAGCCATTATTGATGGGGCTGAGCTGCCAGAACTGCTTTTAAAGAATCGCAACTTAGAGGAATTAGAGCTTTCATACAAAGCGATTGGCCTCCATCTATTGTTTTTATATCGGTTAGATCGAAGAACCGAAGCCATTTATTGGGAGCGGATCCGGGAGCAAATTAGTGACAAAGTACATGACAGATTACGAACCGATGTGAAAAACATGGCAAAAAAATGTCGTAGCTGCGGAAGGAAGCTTCCATGGGATCATAAATACCAAATTTGCGATCAATGTCATGAAAGAAAATATCGGCGAAACTATTCACATTATTAA
- a CDS encoding YceI family protein: MTNSKWALDPAHSSVDFSIKHMMIANVKGTFNQFDAVIEADPTDLTSANIQFTVDLASIDTRNADRDNHLRSGDFFDVENHPSMTFQSTKIVNNGDGEYDVTGDLTIRGVTKTETFEVTYEGTGKDPWGNDKVGFTVEGAIKRSDYGLTWNSALETGGVLVGDKVKISLDVQAAKA, encoded by the coding sequence ATGACAAATTCAAAATGGGCCCTTGATCCAGCACACAGCAGCGTTGATTTTTCTATCAAGCATATGATGATTGCAAATGTAAAAGGAACTTTTAATCAATTCGATGCAGTGATTGAAGCAGATCCTACGGACTTAACGTCAGCAAACATTCAATTTACAGTTGATCTTGCAAGCATTGATACACGTAATGCTGATCGTGATAACCATCTTCGTTCAGGTGACTTCTTTGATGTGGAAAATCATCCATCTATGACCTTCCAATCTACTAAGATTGTAAATAATGGCGATGGCGAATATGATGTAACTGGCGATTTAACAATTCGAGGAGTAACGAAAACGGAAACGTTTGAGGTTACTTATGAAGGTACAGGTAAAGATCCATGGGGCAACGATAAGGTTGGCTTCACTGTTGAAGGAGCTATTAAGCGCAGTGATTATGGTTTAACTTGGAACTCTGCTCTGGAAACAGGCGGTGTCCTTGTAGGGGATAAGGTGAAAATTTCTTTAGACGTTCAAGCTGCTAAA